A DNA window from Vagococcus penaei contains the following coding sequences:
- a CDS encoding cysteine peptidase family C39 domain-containing protein, whose protein sequence is MWYPYIKQLDQKDCGVTCLAMIFKSNGMEIPIRLCQELCVNGKIHSVG, encoded by the coding sequence ATGTGGTATCCATATATTAAACAACTGGACCAAAAAGATTGTGGTGTCACGTGTCTTGCGATGATTTTTAAAAGTAATGGTATGGAAATTCCCATTCGGTTGTGTCAAGAATTATGTGTAAATGGAAAAATCCACTCTGTTGGTTAA
- a CDS encoding IS256 family transposase — protein sequence MTNFTTEIMETLINNGDLDDLFRHHLELAINTLLQAELTAFLDYEKYDRAGFNSGNSRNGNYSQSFKTEYGELNLTIPRDRNGEFSQQTLPAYKRTNDSLETTIIQLFKKGITMSEISDLIEKIYGHYYTPQTISNISKIVSEDVLAFKERTLEPKCSVVFMDATHIPLTRQTVSKEAIYIVIGIRLDGTKEILGFTIAPTESAYVWKEILQDLKDRGLEEVLLVVTDGLSGINDSIHSIYPNAQFQQCCVHVSRNIAHKVRVSDLQEICNDFKLVYQADSKEEAMNQISFMIDKWKKQYPRVVKLLMNPAILTFYNFPPSIRRTIYSTNLIEGFNKQLKKYTKRKEQFPNEESLERFLVTQFNSYNQKFLCRVHKGFKEIQDTLESMF from the coding sequence ATGACTAATTTTACTACAGAAATTATGGAAACACTAATCAATAACGGCGATTTAGATGATTTATTTCGCCATCATTTAGAACTAGCTATCAATACACTTCTACAAGCTGAATTAACAGCTTTTCTTGATTATGAAAAATACGATCGTGCTGGATTTAATTCAGGAAATTCCCGAAATGGGAATTATTCACAGTCATTCAAAACAGAGTATGGAGAATTAAACTTGACCATTCCTAGAGATAGAAATGGTGAGTTTTCTCAACAAACATTACCTGCCTATAAAAGAACGAATGATTCCTTAGAAACTACTATTATTCAGCTATTTAAAAAAGGAATAACCATGTCTGAAATCTCTGATTTAATTGAAAAAATATATGGTCATTATTACACACCACAAACTATTTCAAACATAAGTAAAATTGTATCTGAAGATGTTTTAGCTTTTAAAGAAAGAACTTTAGAACCTAAATGTTCAGTTGTTTTTATGGATGCTACTCATATTCCATTAACAAGACAAACCGTTTCAAAAGAAGCCATTTATATTGTGATTGGTATTCGATTAGATGGAACCAAAGAAATTCTTGGATTTACCATTGCTCCAACTGAATCTGCTTACGTTTGGAAAGAGATACTTCAAGACCTAAAAGACCGTGGTTTAGAAGAGGTTTTATTAGTCGTAACTGATGGTTTAAGTGGTATTAACGATAGTATCCATAGTATTTATCCAAATGCACAATTTCAACAATGCTGTGTTCACGTCTCTAGAAATATCGCTCATAAGGTTCGCGTTAGTGATCTACAAGAAATCTGTAATGATTTCAAATTAGTTTATCAAGCAGATTCAAAAGAAGAAGCCATGAATCAAATCAGTTTTATGATAGATAAATGGAAAAAGCAGTATCCACGAGTAGTTAAATTACTCATGAATCCTGCTATATTAACCTTTTATAATTTTCCTCCATCAATCAGAAGAACTATTTACTCAACTAATTTGATTGAAGGGTTTAACAAACAATTAAAGAAATATACAAAAAGAAAAGAGCAATTCCCTAATGAAGAATCTCTAGAGAGATTCCTAGTCACTCAATTTAACAGCTACAATCAAAAATTTTTATGTCGAGTTCATAAAGGATTTAAAGAAATACAGGATACATTAGAATCAATGTTTTAA
- a CDS encoding pectate lyase-like adhesive domain-containing protein has product MRKKSLLITLGLTSILFFSMVHHPVIGYAIDTDEDTLVQKAQVRDNSLGKQQFIQIDDSLPTTDFSDENLFIKGYKNKNNLFNNLEEYQLNTDGTGIIAKNIGKEISEIQALNGDKDALKKLILTDNEAKAYGLLGGKRIDVTDQIIIDDLKGLEQATANGLEEYKIQLRVPAEVTGTGIALMSEVIVYVGKVTKVHTWDELDKAFMSNDIQIIDVQNSMTNIHTNRSDRVLADNRSDYVLLGNGHSLDFLGYSYKWGNNTNITHKPIIDNVDMYGGHYFGPVTMWDRNGYGSSITYRNVNYTGSQVTASFQAVIRFEGKNNIRSSGSQYTSYDGIVRNMAGGGDNDQSGLESHTLVFGENTDTLIEVTNGDGVILGSWYSDWDEVSRIQPSMTVEENANATIRTLGNAGESNSWQTTGGTIPSVISMQRNGKITVGKKANLTIETADGTTRVPIRMGYNTSVPKEWQTSIEIGEDSQLNINANGPIETASSRAAIMMQDSSLIDIGRNSKLTLNANNMTTGAPVISMGRNANIKVDEAGQFLVDKTNGRGRILDLSAGSNFLVSDEGIARFRSTGEVSSTDAMIHGGRDSSFIVGDRGIFESTIVDGATTRNMLDFDSNATFTFANARKVDLDGRGNPNAELISMTQPGKFTADIQEVMAWKNEDSNREEPTFTWTPMYGIKVDYNGSKVTKASGNSVTKPIQDSFIDNYRTENFSRVLYNYIPDVVLRFDEPSDNRELTNGRELTGVVNNNAALQFYLVKDENDASQDVLLTRPTVPSPVEGDSRLFHTIADGDGKFTYVLPENLPLRAGEKIKAYAWLNGKDATEVQTVVDKTPPTGEGKDYVSFVGEELPDPSIFVQNPQDTNPKKQNFTYEYVDRNAVLELLKKPNISGEDVSIYLYDDAKNRAVVTGSLKVYKQASGINANTPVTLSYSDIKEMDDQTLSNYIIMQSQPSGYSISDGQLSVWKDTIKFKVTDLGELKGLQNLVSDKDYPVTLALPKEVTGLSADITETIVVNIINLDAILTIEFQDESGQVLTDYTMTIGHGQSIDQELYVGDTLDLTQPEYSAIDKQLNTLETTGYAISMRPDNETKVKIDATEQTLIYQVNGQLFFQSTPSTIDFGKLTYNARKNRVDNPKIAGDLVIADTRANKSKGWRLTATLENDMHNPKTGSVMSESLQYVTHNGELIVLNKEENIIYQNDNGGTYDITNDWGNTGTTPGLKLIADPRKTTGSNIGNYQTTIIWTVTADQP; this is encoded by the coding sequence ATGAGAAAAAAGAGTTTATTGATTACATTAGGTCTAACTAGTATCTTATTTTTTTCAATGGTACATCATCCAGTGATTGGATATGCGATTGATACAGATGAAGATACTCTCGTACAAAAAGCTCAGGTAAGAGATAATTCTTTAGGAAAACAACAATTTATACAAATAGATGACTCTCTTCCTACAACCGATTTTTCTGATGAAAACCTGTTCATTAAAGGTTATAAAAATAAAAACAACTTATTTAATAATTTGGAAGAGTATCAATTAAATACTGATGGAACGGGTATTATTGCTAAAAATATCGGAAAAGAAATTTCAGAGATACAAGCATTAAATGGTGATAAAGACGCATTGAAGAAATTAATTTTAACAGATAATGAAGCAAAAGCTTATGGGTTATTGGGCGGAAAGAGAATCGATGTAACCGATCAGATAATAATTGATGATTTGAAAGGACTAGAACAAGCTACAGCCAATGGTCTTGAAGAGTACAAGATTCAGTTAAGAGTTCCAGCAGAAGTAACTGGTACAGGAATAGCGTTAATGAGTGAAGTAATTGTGTATGTAGGGAAAGTTACAAAAGTTCATACATGGGATGAACTTGATAAAGCTTTTATGAGTAATGATATACAGATTATTGACGTTCAAAATTCAATGACGAATATCCATACTAATCGCTCTGATCGTGTGTTAGCAGATAATCGTTCCGACTATGTTTTATTGGGTAATGGTCATTCATTGGACTTTTTGGGCTATTCTTATAAATGGGGAAACAATACGAATATTACGCATAAACCGATCATTGACAATGTTGACATGTATGGTGGACATTATTTTGGTCCTGTCACAATGTGGGACCGAAATGGGTATGGCTCAAGTATTACCTATCGTAATGTGAATTATACTGGTTCGCAAGTGACAGCTTCTTTTCAAGCAGTGATTCGTTTTGAAGGTAAAAATAATATTCGGTCATCGGGTTCACAATATACATCATATGACGGAATTGTTCGTAATATGGCTGGTGGGGGAGATAACGATCAATCGGGTTTAGAATCGCATACCTTAGTCTTTGGTGAAAACACGGATACTTTAATCGAGGTGACGAATGGTGATGGGGTAATCTTGGGTAGTTGGTATTCTGATTGGGATGAGGTATCACGTATCCAACCTTCTATGACAGTTGAAGAAAATGCGAATGCAACAATTCGAACGTTAGGTAATGCTGGCGAGAGTAATTCATGGCAGACAACGGGTGGGACAATTCCTTCTGTTATCAGTATGCAACGTAATGGAAAAATAACCGTTGGAAAAAAGGCGAATTTAACGATTGAAACAGCGGATGGTACGACACGTGTACCTATAAGAATGGGTTACAATACTTCTGTGCCAAAAGAGTGGCAAACAAGTATTGAAATTGGTGAAGACAGTCAATTAAATATTAACGCCAATGGTCCAATTGAAACAGCTAGTTCTCGAGCGGCTATCATGATGCAAGATAGTTCGTTGATTGACATCGGTCGTAACTCTAAGTTAACGCTCAATGCTAATAATATGACAACTGGTGCACCGGTTATTTCAATGGGACGTAATGCTAACATTAAAGTAGATGAAGCAGGTCAGTTCTTGGTCGATAAAACTAACGGACGTGGACGTATATTAGACTTGTCTGCGGGATCGAATTTCTTAGTTAGTGATGAAGGTATTGCAAGATTTCGTTCAACAGGAGAAGTAAGTTCAACAGATGCGATGATTCACGGTGGACGGGATTCTAGTTTTATAGTAGGCGATCGAGGTATATTTGAATCAACGATTGTTGACGGAGCAACTACTCGTAATATGCTAGATTTTGATAGTAATGCAACGTTCACTTTTGCTAATGCTCGTAAAGTTGATTTGGATGGTCGGGGTAATCCGAATGCTGAATTAATTAGTATGACTCAACCAGGAAAGTTTACTGCAGATATCCAAGAAGTTATGGCTTGGAAAAATGAGGACTCTAATCGAGAGGAACCAACATTTACTTGGACACCTATGTACGGTATCAAAGTAGATTATAATGGTTCGAAAGTGACAAAAGCGTCAGGTAATAGTGTGACAAAACCAATTCAAGATAGTTTCATTGATAATTATCGTACAGAAAATTTTTCACGGGTATTGTATAACTATATTCCTGATGTCGTGCTACGTTTTGATGAACCAAGCGATAATCGTGAATTAACTAATGGACGTGAGTTGACAGGTGTTGTTAATAATAACGCAGCACTACAATTTTATCTTGTGAAAGATGAAAATGATGCTAGTCAAGATGTCTTACTAACACGCCCTACTGTACCGTCACCTGTTGAAGGTGATTCCCGTTTATTTCATACAATTGCTGATGGGGATGGAAAGTTTACGTATGTCTTACCTGAAAATTTACCCCTCCGAGCAGGTGAAAAAATTAAAGCTTATGCTTGGCTAAATGGTAAGGATGCTACTGAAGTACAAACAGTTGTCGATAAAACTCCTCCGACGGGTGAAGGAAAAGACTATGTGAGTTTTGTAGGTGAAGAACTACCCGATCCAAGTATCTTTGTTCAAAATCCTCAAGATACTAATCCTAAAAAGCAAAATTTTACCTATGAATATGTTGATCGTAATGCAGTATTAGAGTTATTAAAAAAACCTAATATTTCAGGAGAAGATGTTTCAATTTATTTATATGATGATGCCAAAAATAGAGCAGTTGTGACGGGTTCACTAAAAGTTTACAAACAGGCAAGTGGTATAAATGCTAATACTCCAGTGACATTGTCGTACAGTGATATTAAAGAAATGGATGACCAAACTCTGAGTAATTATATTATAATGCAAAGTCAACCAAGTGGTTATAGTATTTCTGATGGTCAACTATCCGTTTGGAAAGATACAATTAAATTTAAAGTTACTGATTTAGGTGAGTTGAAAGGCTTACAAAATCTAGTATCAGATAAGGATTATCCAGTAACACTAGCCTTACCAAAAGAAGTAACAGGTTTATCTGCTGATATCACAGAAACAATAGTTGTTAACATCATTAATCTGGATGCTATTTTAACGATTGAATTTCAAGATGAAAGTGGCCAAGTTCTGACTGACTATACAATGACTATTGGTCATGGTCAATCAATAGATCAAGAATTATATGTGGGTGACACTCTCGATTTGACACAGCCTGAATATAGCGCAATTGATAAACAACTAAATACCTTAGAAACAACAGGTTATGCTATTAGTATGCGACCAGATAATGAGACAAAAGTTAAAATTGACGCGACTGAGCAGACACTTATCTATCAAGTTAATGGTCAGCTATTTTTTCAATCAACACCAAGTACAATTGATTTTGGTAAATTGACGTATAATGCAAGAAAAAATAGAGTAGACAATCCTAAAATTGCAGGTGATTTAGTCATTGCAGATACACGTGCAAATAAATCAAAAGGTTGGCGTTTGACAGCTACTTTAGAAAATGACATGCATAATCCTAAGACTGGTTCAGTTATGAGTGAGTCGTTACAATATGTCACACATAATGGGGAATTGATTGTATTAAATAAAGAGGAAAATATTATTTATCAAAATGATAATGGAGGGACTTATGATATTACGAATGATTGGGGAAATACGGGGACAACACCTGGCTTGAAATTAATTGCAGATCCTAGAAAAACGACGGGTTCTAATATCGGAAATTATCAGACTACTATTATATGGACAGTCACTGCAGATCAACCTTAA
- a CDS encoding WxL domain-containing protein gives MMKFRPLGTLVVLTVLANIIFDPMIAKADIATELPSNGILTVESGTINPSNPDPENPITSQYIPDPENPEKSLSPTDWGFVTNGTDMSKGIFALTNLNFGTIKVGSQQAYAAPLKLMGKDEENKDVVKETRGNMIVFGDISGEATGYTISAQLTKQFALKNAPNQTLKGSTITYTNPLLVTSVFDGAPVSQITGQLNPKVVLDESGAAQDVVRANKGEGAGFWSLEFGQSKDYNGLGNLATDAQSVVLTIPPITANVISKGDYVAEVTWTLGAVK, from the coding sequence ATGATGAAGTTTAGACCTTTAGGGACATTAGTAGTACTGACAGTTTTAGCAAACATAATTTTTGATCCAATGATTGCAAAAGCTGATATTGCCACAGAGTTGCCAAGCAATGGTATCTTGACTGTTGAGAGTGGGACGATTAATCCTAGTAATCCAGATCCAGAGAACCCAATAACAAGCCAGTATATACCTGATCCAGAAAATCCAGAGAAATCACTTAGCCCAACTGATTGGGGATTTGTTACAAATGGAACAGATATGTCTAAGGGAATATTCGCATTGACTAATTTGAACTTTGGTACAATCAAAGTCGGTAGTCAACAAGCCTATGCTGCGCCACTAAAGCTGATGGGAAAAGATGAAGAAAATAAAGATGTGGTTAAAGAAACACGTGGAAATATGATTGTATTTGGTGATATATCAGGTGAAGCGACTGGCTATACCATTAGTGCACAATTAACTAAACAATTTGCATTAAAAAATGCACCTAACCAGACACTAAAAGGCAGTACAATCACGTATACTAATCCTCTACTAGTAACGTCCGTATTCGATGGAGCACCAGTTAGCCAGATTACTGGCCAACTTAATCCTAAAGTTGTTTTAGATGAGAGTGGTGCTGCTCAAGACGTTGTTAGAGCGAATAAAGGCGAAGGAGCAGGTTTCTGGTCATTAGAGTTCGGACAAAGTAAGGACTATAATGGATTAGGAAATCTAGCAACGGATGCACAATCTGTTGTTTTAACTATTCCACCAATAACTGCAAACGTAATTTCAAAAGGTGATTATGTTGCTGAAGTGACTTGGACGTTAGGTGCCGTGAAATAA
- a CDS encoding DUF916 and DUF3324 domain-containing protein → MAHYFKRKRLVINYFLLLTLIFLSTLLPQSVLAVDEKESQVNAVGFTYHLQFPDNQTDNQLGYYDLLMKTGQKQKLAVILTNPGESEVIVQLRLNGAKTNSNGVIEYANSHIKNDASLKFPFEELVTAPETVVLAPKETKQVDLEINMPEESFDGVIAGGLQMMRANSDTQQTNNTASQVINKYAYAVSIVLQENDKKMTPDLVFNRAYASQQSYHNTIFINFSNSIPTYINDMTVEAQIMKKGSPKVLYDAKKTSMRMAPNSFIDFPISMNNERMIPGEYTAHVLVTAGEQKWQWTEEFMIDEQDAKKFNERDVSLGKSNSLNWRFIILITGVVISLIVLAILIVVRLYNHQKKTRTEFKQHKRGRQGTTNVSHKLRTKKSKKRK, encoded by the coding sequence ATGGCACATTATTTTAAAAGGAAACGATTGGTCATAAATTATTTTTTACTGTTAACCCTAATTTTTTTAAGTACCCTACTTCCTCAATCAGTTTTAGCAGTTGACGAAAAAGAAAGTCAGGTCAATGCAGTAGGTTTTACTTATCATCTTCAATTTCCTGACAATCAAACAGACAACCAATTAGGCTATTATGATTTGTTGATGAAAACGGGCCAAAAACAAAAATTAGCTGTTATTTTAACAAATCCTGGAGAATCTGAAGTAATAGTTCAATTAAGACTGAATGGTGCTAAAACAAATTCAAATGGTGTGATTGAGTATGCTAATAGTCATATTAAAAATGATGCTTCACTCAAATTTCCTTTTGAGGAGCTTGTAACGGCTCCAGAGACAGTGGTACTAGCCCCAAAAGAAACAAAGCAAGTTGATTTGGAGATTAATATGCCAGAGGAGAGTTTTGACGGGGTTATTGCAGGTGGCTTACAAATGATGCGAGCAAATAGCGATACTCAACAGACCAATAATACAGCATCACAAGTTATCAATAAATATGCGTATGCTGTATCGATTGTCCTACAGGAAAATGATAAAAAAATGACACCAGATTTAGTGTTCAATCGTGCTTATGCAAGCCAACAAAGCTATCATAATACTATTTTTATCAATTTTTCTAATAGTATTCCAACTTATATTAATGATATGACAGTGGAAGCTCAGATTATGAAAAAAGGTAGCCCAAAAGTTTTATATGACGCAAAAAAAACGTCTATGAGGATGGCACCGAATTCTTTTATTGATTTTCCAATTAGTATGAATAATGAGCGTATGATACCTGGAGAATATACGGCACATGTTTTAGTAACTGCAGGTGAGCAGAAATGGCAATGGACAGAAGAATTTATGATTGATGAACAAGATGCAAAAAAATTTAATGAGCGAGATGTTAGTTTAGGTAAAAGTAATAGTTTAAATTGGCGATTTATTATCCTGATTACTGGTGTTGTTATCAGCTTAATCGTACTAGCTATTTTAATAGTAGTACGTTTATATAATCATCAAAAAAAGACTCGCACGGAGTTTAAACAACATAAACGAGGGCGTCAAGGAACAACTAATGTGTCGCATAAATTAAGAACTAAAAAATCAAAAAAAAGAAAGTAA
- a CDS encoding glycosyltransferase family 2 protein, whose product MKVSIVIPCFNEEKMIPIFFKEMEKIREAHQYTYEYIFVNDGSHDQTLAEMRLLASQYPTVRYLSFSRNFGKESALYAGLKYATGDLVTVMDVDLQDPPDLLPQMIERITTSDIDCVGTRRSTREGEPPIRSFFAKKFYQLMNKISDTEMVDGARDYRLMTRQMVDSVLELSEYNRFSKGIFSWVGFNTEYISFENRERVAGETSWSFWKLFSYSIDGIINFSDTPLNIASYTGVFSCLAAVVGMIFIIIRALAYGDPTAGWPSMIVIILFLGGLQLLCLGIIGKYIGKIFLETKKRPIFIIRETEEALKKDKQK is encoded by the coding sequence ATGAAAGTATCCATTGTTATTCCTTGCTTTAACGAAGAGAAAATGATTCCTATTTTCTTTAAAGAAATGGAAAAAATTCGTGAAGCACACCAGTATACTTATGAATACATTTTTGTTAATGATGGGTCCCATGACCAGACGCTCGCAGAAATGCGTCTCTTAGCAAGCCAATATCCAACTGTCCGATATTTATCTTTTTCACGTAATTTTGGAAAAGAGTCGGCACTATATGCTGGTCTAAAATATGCGACTGGAGACTTAGTCACTGTCATGGATGTTGACTTACAGGATCCACCTGACTTATTACCACAAATGATTGAACGGATTACCACTTCGGATATTGATTGCGTTGGAACACGCCGTTCTACCAGAGAAGGTGAACCACCAATTCGAAGTTTCTTTGCCAAGAAATTTTATCAATTAATGAATAAAATTAGTGATACTGAAATGGTCGACGGTGCACGTGACTACCGTCTAATGACACGTCAAATGGTTGATTCTGTCTTAGAATTATCTGAGTACAATCGCTTTTCAAAAGGAATTTTTAGTTGGGTTGGATTTAATACTGAATACATTTCCTTTGAGAACCGAGAACGCGTCGCTGGTGAAACGTCTTGGTCGTTTTGGAAATTATTTAGCTACTCCATTGATGGCATCATTAATTTTTCCGATACACCACTAAACATAGCATCCTATACAGGCGTTTTTTCTTGTTTAGCTGCGGTCGTCGGTATGATTTTTATTATTATCCGTGCGTTAGCTTACGGTGATCCCACAGCAGGGTGGCCTTCAATGATTGTCATCATTCTCTTTTTAGGTGGCTTACAGCTACTATGTCTTGGTATCATCGGAAAGTATATCGGAAAAATTTTCTTAGAAACGAAAAAGCGACCGATATTTATTATCCGTGAAACAGAGGAAGCTCTAAAAAAAGATAAGCAAAAATAA
- the asnB gene encoding asparagine synthase (glutamine-hydrolyzing), which yields MCGFVGYINQEMIASETIKKMADRIIHRGPDDEGYFQDDFISMGFRRLSIIDINHGNQPMANNNETKMLTFNGEIYNYLELREELKALGYVFKTDVDSEVLIHGYDAWGEKLLDRIRGMYAFVIYDSEKKEVFGARDHFGIKPLYYYKDQETFLWGSEIKAFLDHPKFIKELNEELLPVHLSFEFIPNDETMFKNVFKLNPGHYFLYKNGKLSVNEYYRFEFKPDNSLTMDDVKKEIIDTVDASVKKHMIADVEVGSFLSSGIDSSYILNEASQDGNVQSFSLGFADKNISELEWAQQFAAEIDQKNTAILIDDHDFFDIIPTAMYHMDEPLSNPSAIQLYFLSQETSKHVKVALSGEGADEFFGGYNTYLEADAFETYNKFTTRTMRKLFAQTAKRLPHFHGRRFLMRGAEDISERYYRVNYVFNEAERNELLKNPKYNKPSSTFVKGLFNEVKDQDPVTQMQHFDIHEWLAYDILHKADRMSMANSLEVRTPLVDKEVAAVAMKMPVNTRVKDGVTKVAWREASESKLPDRIVNREKLGFPSPLATWLKQDKYQKLIKDAFNSASAEKFFNTTYLNKLLEEQKQGIANMQKIFTIYTFIKWYEVYFIEN from the coding sequence ATGTGTGGTTTTGTAGGATACATTAATCAAGAAATGATTGCTTCTGAGACAATCAAAAAAATGGCTGACCGAATTATTCACCGTGGTCCAGATGATGAAGGCTATTTCCAAGATGATTTTATTTCAATGGGATTTAGACGATTATCCATTATCGATATTAACCATGGTAATCAACCAATGGCTAATAATAATGAAACAAAAATGTTAACGTTCAATGGCGAAATTTATAATTATTTAGAATTACGTGAAGAATTAAAAGCTTTAGGTTATGTCTTTAAGACAGACGTGGATTCTGAGGTATTAATTCATGGTTATGATGCATGGGGTGAAAAATTACTCGACCGTATTCGTGGGATGTATGCCTTTGTCATTTATGACTCTGAGAAAAAAGAAGTCTTTGGGGCGCGTGACCATTTTGGAATTAAGCCACTTTACTATTATAAAGACCAAGAAACATTCTTATGGGGTTCTGAAATCAAAGCCTTTTTAGACCATCCAAAATTTATCAAAGAACTAAATGAAGAACTACTACCGGTTCATTTGAGTTTTGAATTTATTCCGAATGACGAAACAATGTTTAAAAATGTCTTCAAATTAAATCCTGGTCATTATTTCTTATATAAAAATGGCAAATTATCTGTAAATGAATACTATCGTTTTGAATTCAAACCAGATAATAGTTTAACAATGGACGACGTGAAAAAAGAAATTATCGATACGGTAGATGCATCGGTTAAAAAACATATGATTGCGGATGTTGAAGTGGGTAGTTTCTTATCAAGTGGGATTGACTCAAGCTATATTTTAAATGAAGCGTCTCAAGACGGAAATGTTCAATCATTCTCTTTAGGTTTTGCGGATAAAAATATTAGTGAATTAGAGTGGGCGCAACAATTTGCGGCTGAAATTGACCAAAAAAATACTGCGATTTTAATTGATGATCATGATTTCTTTGATATTATTCCAACAGCGATGTATCACATGGATGAACCATTATCTAATCCATCAGCGATTCAACTATATTTCTTGTCACAAGAAACAAGTAAACACGTGAAAGTTGCTTTATCTGGAGAAGGTGCAGATGAATTCTTTGGCGGTTATAATACGTATTTAGAGGCTGATGCTTTTGAGACATACAATAAATTTACGACACGAACAATGCGTAAATTATTCGCTCAAACAGCAAAACGGTTACCACATTTTCATGGTCGTCGTTTCTTAATGCGTGGAGCTGAAGATATTAGCGAACGTTATTACCGCGTGAACTATGTATTTAATGAAGCGGAACGTAATGAACTATTAAAAAATCCAAAATACAATAAACCATCATCGACATTTGTTAAGGGTCTATTTAATGAAGTGAAAGACCAAGATCCTGTAACACAAATGCAACACTTTGATATTCATGAATGGTTAGCTTATGATATTTTACATAAAGCGGACCGTATGAGTATGGCAAATTCACTTGAAGTGAGAACACCACTAGTTGATAAAGAAGTGGCTGCAGTGGCGATGAAAATGCCTGTTAATACACGCGTAAAAGATGGTGTGACAAAAGTTGCATGGCGTGAAGCCTCAGAAAGTAAATTACCAGATCGTATTGTAAATCGTGAAAAATTAGGCTTCCCATCACCATTAGCAACTTGGTTGAAGCAAGATAAATACCAAAAATTAATTAAAGACGCCTTTAATTCAGCAAGTGCAGAAAAATTCTTTAATACAACTTATTTAAATAAATTGTTAGAAGAACAAAAACAAGGTATTGCTAATATGCAAAAAATCTTTACTATTTATACTTTTATTAAATGGTATGAAGTGTACTTTATCGAGAATTAA